The sequence below is a genomic window from Patescibacteria group bacterium.
TTGTGCTGTGGAAAACTCTTGTAGTCGCATAAATTCTTTGGATAATCTTTGGGGATAAGCTAAGCTTATCCAAACTCTATTTCTTTATCCATAGGGCTTCTATTATTTTCTGTGCAGAATATTCTTTTGCAAGGAGAAAATCACAAATATTTTTTACTGTTCCTTTGTTGATTTCTTTATTTGGATGTCTGGGAATAGTGATTTTTGCCTTGTTTGTAAGACATTCTGCCTTAGCATGCCTTGAAGCCTTTTCATTAACATGAAGTCCTAATTTTTTCAAAGCCTTAATCATTCTACTGTATTTGCAAGAAATATAAAAATCAC
It includes:
- a CDS encoding type II toxin-antitoxin system HicA family toxin, with protein sequence DFYISCKYSRMIKALKKLGLHVNEKASRHAKAECLTNKAKITIPRHPNKEINKGTVKNICDFLLAKEYSAQKIIEALWIKK